From Channa argus isolate prfri chromosome 21, Channa argus male v1.0, whole genome shotgun sequence, one genomic window encodes:
- the tulp3 gene encoding tubby-related protein 3 isoform X3 has protein sequence MSYYSIRPSSSASFSGKSTASGIEDDSANLMQQKLEKQRALLEQRQRRKRQEPLMVQPNTEGRPRRSRTRRGEEQAPLVDTQLSVVNDVIMDGIDGPAAFMGSETPDLGTKIQILSVSQSQTQSQPQLQSQAQSPAAEEPERDGDTETLLESKTDIHELLQKQGLSGSMNFDEASEHEDDAEEERPRSLSPNTDAIRPASAASGKDVSVRSPIREAGTPASPAAECSLIDVANLEEFVLRPAPRGIAVKCRITRDKKGMDRGLYPTYYMHMEREDGKRMFLLAGRKRKKSKTSNYLISVDATDLSREGESFIGKLRSNLMGTKFTVYDNGTNPCKNPGALLEEGNTRQELAAICYETNVLGFKGPRKMTVIIPGMNMSFERVPVRPQNEQESLISRWQNHSLDNLIELHNKAPVWNDDTQSYVLNFHGRVTQASVKNFQIVHDNDPDYIVMQFGRVAEDVFTLDYNYPMCALQAFAIGLSSFDSKLACE, from the exons ATGAGTTACTACAGCATAAG ACCCTCCAGCTCTGCCAGCTTCTCTGGAAAATCAACAGCAAG TGGCATTGAAGATGACAGTGCCAATCTAATGCAACAGAAGCTGGAAAAGCAG AGGGCACTGCTGGAACAGAGGCAGCGGAGGAAACGTCAGGAACCACTGATGGTCCAACCCAACACAGAGGGTCGGCCCCGTCGCTCCAGGACACGGCGTGGTGAGGAGCAGGCCCCGCTGGTGGACACTCAACTCAGTGTCGTCAATGATGTCATCATGGACG GTATTGATGGCCCAGCGGCCTTCATGGGTTCAGAAACCCCGGATTTGGGAACCAAAATCCAAATATTGTCAGTGAGCCAGTCTCAGACCCAATCCCAGCCTCAATTACAGTCCCAGGCTCAGTCTCCTGCTGCTGAGGAGCCTGAGAGAGACGGGGATACTGAGACGCTGCTAGAGTCCAAGACAGATATCCATGAACTCCTGCAAAAGCAAG GTCTGTCTGGCAGCATGAACTTCGATGAAGCCAGCGAGCATGAGGACGACGCAGAGGAAGAGCGGCCACGTTCTCTGTCGCCCAACACAGACGCCATTAGACCTGCCTCTGCTGCCAGCGGCAAAGACGTTTCCGTGAGGAGCCCCATACGT GAGGCTGGAACCCCAGCATCACCTGCAGCAGAGTGCTCACTAATTGATGTGGCTAATCTAGAGGAGTTCGTCCTGCGTCCAGCTCCGCGTGGCATCGCTGTTAAATGTCGAATCACCCGGGATAAGAAGGGCATGGACCGCGGCCTCTACCCCACCTACTACATGCACATGGAGAGAGAGGATGGAAAGAGG atgttTCTGCTAGcaggaagaaagaggaagaagagtaAAACGTCCAACTACCTTATATCAGTGGATGCCACTGATTTATCGCGAGAAGGAGAGAGTTTCATTGGTAAACTGAG GTCTAACCTCATGGGCACCAAATTCACCGTGTATGACAATGGCACAAACCCCTGCAAAAACCCAGGAGCTCTGCTGGAAGAGGGCAACACTCGACAGGAGCTGGCTGCCATCTGCTAT GAAACCAATGTACTGGGATTCAAAGGACCCCGTAAAATGACTGTAATCATTCCAGGCATGAACATGAGCTTTGAGAGAGTTCCAGTCAGACCTCAAAAT GAGCAGGAGAGTCTCATCAGCAGGTGGCAGAATCACTCACTGGACAACCTGATAGAGTTGCACAACAAGGCCCCTGTGTGGAACGATGATACGCAGTCTTACGTGCTGAACTTCCACGGGCGCGTCACTCAAGCTTCGGTGAAGAACTTTCAGATCGTTCATGACAATGACC CTGACTACATTGTCATGCAGTTTGGCCGAGTGGCAGAAGACGTCTTCACTCTGGACTACAACTACCCCATGTGTGCTCTTCAAGCCTTCGCCATTGGCCTGTCGAGCTTTGACAGCAAGTTGGCCTGTGAATGA
- the tulp3 gene encoding tubby-related protein 3 isoform X1 translates to MDTVKNGGSHPVYSRWSYRPSSSASFSGKSTASGIEDDSANLMQQKLEKQRALLEQRQRRKRQEPLMVQPNTEGRPRRSRTRRGEEQAPLVDTQLSVVNDVIMDGIDGPAAFMGSETPDLGTKIQILSVSQSQTQSQPQLQSQAQSPAAEEPERDGDTETLLESKTDIHELLQKQGLSGSMNFDEASEHEDDAEEERPRSLSPNTDAIRPASAASGKDVSVRSPIREAGTPASPAAECSLIDVANLEEFVLRPAPRGIAVKCRITRDKKGMDRGLYPTYYMHMEREDGKRMFLLAGRKRKKSKTSNYLISVDATDLSREGESFIGKLRSNLMGTKFTVYDNGTNPCKNPGALLEEGNTRQELAAICYETNVLGFKGPRKMTVIIPGMNMSFERVPVRPQNEQESLISRWQNHSLDNLIELHNKAPVWNDDTQSYVLNFHGRVTQASVKNFQIVHDNDPDYIVMQFGRVAEDVFTLDYNYPMCALQAFAIGLSSFDSKLACE, encoded by the exons ATGGATACTGTAAAGAATGGGGGATCTCATCCTGTCTACAGTCGGTGGTCATACAG ACCCTCCAGCTCTGCCAGCTTCTCTGGAAAATCAACAGCAAG TGGCATTGAAGATGACAGTGCCAATCTAATGCAACAGAAGCTGGAAAAGCAG AGGGCACTGCTGGAACAGAGGCAGCGGAGGAAACGTCAGGAACCACTGATGGTCCAACCCAACACAGAGGGTCGGCCCCGTCGCTCCAGGACACGGCGTGGTGAGGAGCAGGCCCCGCTGGTGGACACTCAACTCAGTGTCGTCAATGATGTCATCATGGACG GTATTGATGGCCCAGCGGCCTTCATGGGTTCAGAAACCCCGGATTTGGGAACCAAAATCCAAATATTGTCAGTGAGCCAGTCTCAGACCCAATCCCAGCCTCAATTACAGTCCCAGGCTCAGTCTCCTGCTGCTGAGGAGCCTGAGAGAGACGGGGATACTGAGACGCTGCTAGAGTCCAAGACAGATATCCATGAACTCCTGCAAAAGCAAG GTCTGTCTGGCAGCATGAACTTCGATGAAGCCAGCGAGCATGAGGACGACGCAGAGGAAGAGCGGCCACGTTCTCTGTCGCCCAACACAGACGCCATTAGACCTGCCTCTGCTGCCAGCGGCAAAGACGTTTCCGTGAGGAGCCCCATACGT GAGGCTGGAACCCCAGCATCACCTGCAGCAGAGTGCTCACTAATTGATGTGGCTAATCTAGAGGAGTTCGTCCTGCGTCCAGCTCCGCGTGGCATCGCTGTTAAATGTCGAATCACCCGGGATAAGAAGGGCATGGACCGCGGCCTCTACCCCACCTACTACATGCACATGGAGAGAGAGGATGGAAAGAGG atgttTCTGCTAGcaggaagaaagaggaagaagagtaAAACGTCCAACTACCTTATATCAGTGGATGCCACTGATTTATCGCGAGAAGGAGAGAGTTTCATTGGTAAACTGAG GTCTAACCTCATGGGCACCAAATTCACCGTGTATGACAATGGCACAAACCCCTGCAAAAACCCAGGAGCTCTGCTGGAAGAGGGCAACACTCGACAGGAGCTGGCTGCCATCTGCTAT GAAACCAATGTACTGGGATTCAAAGGACCCCGTAAAATGACTGTAATCATTCCAGGCATGAACATGAGCTTTGAGAGAGTTCCAGTCAGACCTCAAAAT GAGCAGGAGAGTCTCATCAGCAGGTGGCAGAATCACTCACTGGACAACCTGATAGAGTTGCACAACAAGGCCCCTGTGTGGAACGATGATACGCAGTCTTACGTGCTGAACTTCCACGGGCGCGTCACTCAAGCTTCGGTGAAGAACTTTCAGATCGTTCATGACAATGACC CTGACTACATTGTCATGCAGTTTGGCCGAGTGGCAGAAGACGTCTTCACTCTGGACTACAACTACCCCATGTGTGCTCTTCAAGCCTTCGCCATTGGCCTGTCGAGCTTTGACAGCAAGTTGGCCTGTGAATGA
- the tulp3 gene encoding tubby-related protein 3 isoform X2 — MDTVKNGGSHPVYSRWSYRPSSSASFSGKSTASGIEDDSANLMQQKLEKQRALLEQRQRRKRQEPLMVQPNTEGRPRRSRTRRGEEQAPLVDTQLSVVNDVIMDGIDGPAAFMGSETPDLGTKIQILSVSQSQTQSQPQLQSQAQSPAAEEPERDGDTETLLESKTDIHELLQKQGLSGSMNFDEASEHEDDAEEERPRSLSPNTDAIRPASAASGKDVSEAGTPASPAAECSLIDVANLEEFVLRPAPRGIAVKCRITRDKKGMDRGLYPTYYMHMEREDGKRMFLLAGRKRKKSKTSNYLISVDATDLSREGESFIGKLRSNLMGTKFTVYDNGTNPCKNPGALLEEGNTRQELAAICYETNVLGFKGPRKMTVIIPGMNMSFERVPVRPQNEQESLISRWQNHSLDNLIELHNKAPVWNDDTQSYVLNFHGRVTQASVKNFQIVHDNDPDYIVMQFGRVAEDVFTLDYNYPMCALQAFAIGLSSFDSKLACE; from the exons ATGGATACTGTAAAGAATGGGGGATCTCATCCTGTCTACAGTCGGTGGTCATACAG ACCCTCCAGCTCTGCCAGCTTCTCTGGAAAATCAACAGCAAG TGGCATTGAAGATGACAGTGCCAATCTAATGCAACAGAAGCTGGAAAAGCAG AGGGCACTGCTGGAACAGAGGCAGCGGAGGAAACGTCAGGAACCACTGATGGTCCAACCCAACACAGAGGGTCGGCCCCGTCGCTCCAGGACACGGCGTGGTGAGGAGCAGGCCCCGCTGGTGGACACTCAACTCAGTGTCGTCAATGATGTCATCATGGACG GTATTGATGGCCCAGCGGCCTTCATGGGTTCAGAAACCCCGGATTTGGGAACCAAAATCCAAATATTGTCAGTGAGCCAGTCTCAGACCCAATCCCAGCCTCAATTACAGTCCCAGGCTCAGTCTCCTGCTGCTGAGGAGCCTGAGAGAGACGGGGATACTGAGACGCTGCTAGAGTCCAAGACAGATATCCATGAACTCCTGCAAAAGCAAG GTCTGTCTGGCAGCATGAACTTCGATGAAGCCAGCGAGCATGAGGACGACGCAGAGGAAGAGCGGCCACGTTCTCTGTCGCCCAACACAGACGCCATTAGACCTGCCTCTGCTGCCAGCGGCAAAGACGTTTCC GAGGCTGGAACCCCAGCATCACCTGCAGCAGAGTGCTCACTAATTGATGTGGCTAATCTAGAGGAGTTCGTCCTGCGTCCAGCTCCGCGTGGCATCGCTGTTAAATGTCGAATCACCCGGGATAAGAAGGGCATGGACCGCGGCCTCTACCCCACCTACTACATGCACATGGAGAGAGAGGATGGAAAGAGG atgttTCTGCTAGcaggaagaaagaggaagaagagtaAAACGTCCAACTACCTTATATCAGTGGATGCCACTGATTTATCGCGAGAAGGAGAGAGTTTCATTGGTAAACTGAG GTCTAACCTCATGGGCACCAAATTCACCGTGTATGACAATGGCACAAACCCCTGCAAAAACCCAGGAGCTCTGCTGGAAGAGGGCAACACTCGACAGGAGCTGGCTGCCATCTGCTAT GAAACCAATGTACTGGGATTCAAAGGACCCCGTAAAATGACTGTAATCATTCCAGGCATGAACATGAGCTTTGAGAGAGTTCCAGTCAGACCTCAAAAT GAGCAGGAGAGTCTCATCAGCAGGTGGCAGAATCACTCACTGGACAACCTGATAGAGTTGCACAACAAGGCCCCTGTGTGGAACGATGATACGCAGTCTTACGTGCTGAACTTCCACGGGCGCGTCACTCAAGCTTCGGTGAAGAACTTTCAGATCGTTCATGACAATGACC CTGACTACATTGTCATGCAGTTTGGCCGAGTGGCAGAAGACGTCTTCACTCTGGACTACAACTACCCCATGTGTGCTCTTCAAGCCTTCGCCATTGGCCTGTCGAGCTTTGACAGCAAGTTGGCCTGTGAATGA
- the tulp3 gene encoding tubby-related protein 3 isoform X4, translated as MINYSGGIEDDSANLMQQKLEKQRALLEQRQRRKRQEPLMVQPNTEGRPRRSRTRRGEEQAPLVDTQLSVVNDVIMDGIDGPAAFMGSETPDLGTKIQILSVSQSQTQSQPQLQSQAQSPAAEEPERDGDTETLLESKTDIHELLQKQGLSGSMNFDEASEHEDDAEEERPRSLSPNTDAIRPASAASGKDVSVRSPIREAGTPASPAAECSLIDVANLEEFVLRPAPRGIAVKCRITRDKKGMDRGLYPTYYMHMEREDGKRMFLLAGRKRKKSKTSNYLISVDATDLSREGESFIGKLRSNLMGTKFTVYDNGTNPCKNPGALLEEGNTRQELAAICYETNVLGFKGPRKMTVIIPGMNMSFERVPVRPQNEQESLISRWQNHSLDNLIELHNKAPVWNDDTQSYVLNFHGRVTQASVKNFQIVHDNDPDYIVMQFGRVAEDVFTLDYNYPMCALQAFAIGLSSFDSKLACE; from the exons ATGATTAACTATTCGGG TGGCATTGAAGATGACAGTGCCAATCTAATGCAACAGAAGCTGGAAAAGCAG AGGGCACTGCTGGAACAGAGGCAGCGGAGGAAACGTCAGGAACCACTGATGGTCCAACCCAACACAGAGGGTCGGCCCCGTCGCTCCAGGACACGGCGTGGTGAGGAGCAGGCCCCGCTGGTGGACACTCAACTCAGTGTCGTCAATGATGTCATCATGGACG GTATTGATGGCCCAGCGGCCTTCATGGGTTCAGAAACCCCGGATTTGGGAACCAAAATCCAAATATTGTCAGTGAGCCAGTCTCAGACCCAATCCCAGCCTCAATTACAGTCCCAGGCTCAGTCTCCTGCTGCTGAGGAGCCTGAGAGAGACGGGGATACTGAGACGCTGCTAGAGTCCAAGACAGATATCCATGAACTCCTGCAAAAGCAAG GTCTGTCTGGCAGCATGAACTTCGATGAAGCCAGCGAGCATGAGGACGACGCAGAGGAAGAGCGGCCACGTTCTCTGTCGCCCAACACAGACGCCATTAGACCTGCCTCTGCTGCCAGCGGCAAAGACGTTTCCGTGAGGAGCCCCATACGT GAGGCTGGAACCCCAGCATCACCTGCAGCAGAGTGCTCACTAATTGATGTGGCTAATCTAGAGGAGTTCGTCCTGCGTCCAGCTCCGCGTGGCATCGCTGTTAAATGTCGAATCACCCGGGATAAGAAGGGCATGGACCGCGGCCTCTACCCCACCTACTACATGCACATGGAGAGAGAGGATGGAAAGAGG atgttTCTGCTAGcaggaagaaagaggaagaagagtaAAACGTCCAACTACCTTATATCAGTGGATGCCACTGATTTATCGCGAGAAGGAGAGAGTTTCATTGGTAAACTGAG GTCTAACCTCATGGGCACCAAATTCACCGTGTATGACAATGGCACAAACCCCTGCAAAAACCCAGGAGCTCTGCTGGAAGAGGGCAACACTCGACAGGAGCTGGCTGCCATCTGCTAT GAAACCAATGTACTGGGATTCAAAGGACCCCGTAAAATGACTGTAATCATTCCAGGCATGAACATGAGCTTTGAGAGAGTTCCAGTCAGACCTCAAAAT GAGCAGGAGAGTCTCATCAGCAGGTGGCAGAATCACTCACTGGACAACCTGATAGAGTTGCACAACAAGGCCCCTGTGTGGAACGATGATACGCAGTCTTACGTGCTGAACTTCCACGGGCGCGTCACTCAAGCTTCGGTGAAGAACTTTCAGATCGTTCATGACAATGACC CTGACTACATTGTCATGCAGTTTGGCCGAGTGGCAGAAGACGTCTTCACTCTGGACTACAACTACCCCATGTGTGCTCTTCAAGCCTTCGCCATTGGCCTGTCGAGCTTTGACAGCAAGTTGGCCTGTGAATGA
- the tulp3 gene encoding tubby-related protein 3 isoform X5 gives MSWERRALLEQRQRRKRQEPLMVQPNTEGRPRRSRTRRGEEQAPLVDTQLSVVNDVIMDGIDGPAAFMGSETPDLGTKIQILSVSQSQTQSQPQLQSQAQSPAAEEPERDGDTETLLESKTDIHELLQKQGLSGSMNFDEASEHEDDAEEERPRSLSPNTDAIRPASAASGKDVSVRSPIREAGTPASPAAECSLIDVANLEEFVLRPAPRGIAVKCRITRDKKGMDRGLYPTYYMHMEREDGKRMFLLAGRKRKKSKTSNYLISVDATDLSREGESFIGKLRSNLMGTKFTVYDNGTNPCKNPGALLEEGNTRQELAAICYETNVLGFKGPRKMTVIIPGMNMSFERVPVRPQNEQESLISRWQNHSLDNLIELHNKAPVWNDDTQSYVLNFHGRVTQASVKNFQIVHDNDPDYIVMQFGRVAEDVFTLDYNYPMCALQAFAIGLSSFDSKLACE, from the exons ATGTCATGGGAACGG AGGGCACTGCTGGAACAGAGGCAGCGGAGGAAACGTCAGGAACCACTGATGGTCCAACCCAACACAGAGGGTCGGCCCCGTCGCTCCAGGACACGGCGTGGTGAGGAGCAGGCCCCGCTGGTGGACACTCAACTCAGTGTCGTCAATGATGTCATCATGGACG GTATTGATGGCCCAGCGGCCTTCATGGGTTCAGAAACCCCGGATTTGGGAACCAAAATCCAAATATTGTCAGTGAGCCAGTCTCAGACCCAATCCCAGCCTCAATTACAGTCCCAGGCTCAGTCTCCTGCTGCTGAGGAGCCTGAGAGAGACGGGGATACTGAGACGCTGCTAGAGTCCAAGACAGATATCCATGAACTCCTGCAAAAGCAAG GTCTGTCTGGCAGCATGAACTTCGATGAAGCCAGCGAGCATGAGGACGACGCAGAGGAAGAGCGGCCACGTTCTCTGTCGCCCAACACAGACGCCATTAGACCTGCCTCTGCTGCCAGCGGCAAAGACGTTTCCGTGAGGAGCCCCATACGT GAGGCTGGAACCCCAGCATCACCTGCAGCAGAGTGCTCACTAATTGATGTGGCTAATCTAGAGGAGTTCGTCCTGCGTCCAGCTCCGCGTGGCATCGCTGTTAAATGTCGAATCACCCGGGATAAGAAGGGCATGGACCGCGGCCTCTACCCCACCTACTACATGCACATGGAGAGAGAGGATGGAAAGAGG atgttTCTGCTAGcaggaagaaagaggaagaagagtaAAACGTCCAACTACCTTATATCAGTGGATGCCACTGATTTATCGCGAGAAGGAGAGAGTTTCATTGGTAAACTGAG GTCTAACCTCATGGGCACCAAATTCACCGTGTATGACAATGGCACAAACCCCTGCAAAAACCCAGGAGCTCTGCTGGAAGAGGGCAACACTCGACAGGAGCTGGCTGCCATCTGCTAT GAAACCAATGTACTGGGATTCAAAGGACCCCGTAAAATGACTGTAATCATTCCAGGCATGAACATGAGCTTTGAGAGAGTTCCAGTCAGACCTCAAAAT GAGCAGGAGAGTCTCATCAGCAGGTGGCAGAATCACTCACTGGACAACCTGATAGAGTTGCACAACAAGGCCCCTGTGTGGAACGATGATACGCAGTCTTACGTGCTGAACTTCCACGGGCGCGTCACTCAAGCTTCGGTGAAGAACTTTCAGATCGTTCATGACAATGACC CTGACTACATTGTCATGCAGTTTGGCCGAGTGGCAGAAGACGTCTTCACTCTGGACTACAACTACCCCATGTGTGCTCTTCAAGCCTTCGCCATTGGCCTGTCGAGCTTTGACAGCAAGTTGGCCTGTGAATGA
- the tulp3 gene encoding tubby-related protein 3 isoform X6, with protein MVQPNTEGRPRRSRTRRGEEQAPLVDTQLSVVNDVIMDGIDGPAAFMGSETPDLGTKIQILSVSQSQTQSQPQLQSQAQSPAAEEPERDGDTETLLESKTDIHELLQKQGLSGSMNFDEASEHEDDAEEERPRSLSPNTDAIRPASAASGKDVSVRSPIREAGTPASPAAECSLIDVANLEEFVLRPAPRGIAVKCRITRDKKGMDRGLYPTYYMHMEREDGKRMFLLAGRKRKKSKTSNYLISVDATDLSREGESFIGKLRSNLMGTKFTVYDNGTNPCKNPGALLEEGNTRQELAAICYETNVLGFKGPRKMTVIIPGMNMSFERVPVRPQNEQESLISRWQNHSLDNLIELHNKAPVWNDDTQSYVLNFHGRVTQASVKNFQIVHDNDPDYIVMQFGRVAEDVFTLDYNYPMCALQAFAIGLSSFDSKLACE; from the exons ATGGTCCAACCCAACACAGAGGGTCGGCCCCGTCGCTCCAGGACACGGCGTGGTGAGGAGCAGGCCCCGCTGGTGGACACTCAACTCAGTGTCGTCAATGATGTCATCATGGACG GTATTGATGGCCCAGCGGCCTTCATGGGTTCAGAAACCCCGGATTTGGGAACCAAAATCCAAATATTGTCAGTGAGCCAGTCTCAGACCCAATCCCAGCCTCAATTACAGTCCCAGGCTCAGTCTCCTGCTGCTGAGGAGCCTGAGAGAGACGGGGATACTGAGACGCTGCTAGAGTCCAAGACAGATATCCATGAACTCCTGCAAAAGCAAG GTCTGTCTGGCAGCATGAACTTCGATGAAGCCAGCGAGCATGAGGACGACGCAGAGGAAGAGCGGCCACGTTCTCTGTCGCCCAACACAGACGCCATTAGACCTGCCTCTGCTGCCAGCGGCAAAGACGTTTCCGTGAGGAGCCCCATACGT GAGGCTGGAACCCCAGCATCACCTGCAGCAGAGTGCTCACTAATTGATGTGGCTAATCTAGAGGAGTTCGTCCTGCGTCCAGCTCCGCGTGGCATCGCTGTTAAATGTCGAATCACCCGGGATAAGAAGGGCATGGACCGCGGCCTCTACCCCACCTACTACATGCACATGGAGAGAGAGGATGGAAAGAGG atgttTCTGCTAGcaggaagaaagaggaagaagagtaAAACGTCCAACTACCTTATATCAGTGGATGCCACTGATTTATCGCGAGAAGGAGAGAGTTTCATTGGTAAACTGAG GTCTAACCTCATGGGCACCAAATTCACCGTGTATGACAATGGCACAAACCCCTGCAAAAACCCAGGAGCTCTGCTGGAAGAGGGCAACACTCGACAGGAGCTGGCTGCCATCTGCTAT GAAACCAATGTACTGGGATTCAAAGGACCCCGTAAAATGACTGTAATCATTCCAGGCATGAACATGAGCTTTGAGAGAGTTCCAGTCAGACCTCAAAAT GAGCAGGAGAGTCTCATCAGCAGGTGGCAGAATCACTCACTGGACAACCTGATAGAGTTGCACAACAAGGCCCCTGTGTGGAACGATGATACGCAGTCTTACGTGCTGAACTTCCACGGGCGCGTCACTCAAGCTTCGGTGAAGAACTTTCAGATCGTTCATGACAATGACC CTGACTACATTGTCATGCAGTTTGGCCGAGTGGCAGAAGACGTCTTCACTCTGGACTACAACTACCCCATGTGTGCTCTTCAAGCCTTCGCCATTGGCCTGTCGAGCTTTGACAGCAAGTTGGCCTGTGAATGA
- the LOC137106671 gene encoding LOW QUALITY PROTEIN: protein mono-ADP-ribosyltransferase TIPARP-like (The sequence of the model RefSeq protein was modified relative to this genomic sequence to represent the inferred CDS: substituted 2 bases at 2 genomic stop codons): MAEASCPRGAKRKMAAGEAETLSKSSRVPLLLPPLLLEIPADTNTSLPVWEAIRSQQVDVSWTFNPYSISVRLTPAASKRGKTATSSKRQATANVAKASALSSIIPQPQVVTQPITQQHGASHGASCVLLAFTQTSTHLLPCPSGQPQTVTPQSPTFFIPSLPLIITQSQPAHQPSTPTKSGVSTAIQSPTTTPTKLRAPPKTLVPFLFHTKISPNIHICDSFLLNMCHEGKKCKMHHTPYPFHWQLWCVTTHEWVDIPARSQVLLERNYCNVSNESVSIKDGXVGGKTRSXSSGFSFTACCHNSSLYDGVRRLSNSESPVKNPYFPSKWKLYWWNNFTWEEYDRNRTTLLLKKMRDKKPECSFHIGAQEYKLDFYTMTQTNVTTGFQRKVRCRPVYHSPDSIQPYLRTGIHTDCPEAPSDPPGVNFSVNPLEEFSAWYPPVWCLTSEENYSLVGVPAGTQAYHSVQNLFFESLPETRVDIISIQQVQNLLHWDKYQRHKVYMQKLLIKLKEPLERHLFHGTTKEASKGICHNNFDPRLAGVNGASYGFGSYFATTASLSNTYSATVGPDEEHHMFLAKVLVGKVSLGRNNYRRPPPLYSKTKQYLLYDTCVDDMSKPTTFVVFDSCQCYPYYLIKYKGLPREIDI; the protein is encoded by the exons ATGGCTGAAGCTTCATGCCCCAGAGGAGCAAAGAGGAAGATGGCAGCCGGTGAAGCAGAGACCCTGTCCAAATCCTCCAGAGTCCCCTTGCTGTTGCCCCCTCTCCTGCTGGAAATCCCTGCTGACACCAACACCAGCCTCCCAGTGTGGGAGGCCATAAGATCCCAGCAGGTTGACGTCAGCTGGACCTTCAACCCCTACAGCATCAGCGTTCGCTTAACGCCTGCCGCCTCTAAGAGAGGAAAGACTGCAACCTCCAGCAAAAGACAAGCCACTGCTAATGTAGCGAAAGCCTCAGCACTTTCTTCCATCATACCGCAGCCTCAGGTGGTCACCCAGCCCATTACTCAGCAACATGGCGCCTCCCACGGCGCCTCGTGTGTTTTACTCGCTTTTACTCAAACAAGCACTCACCTGCTGCCTTGCCCCTCAGGTCAACCACAGACAGTTACTCCACAGTCACCCACCTTCTTCATCCCCTCCCTGCCTCTCATCATCACACAATCCCAACCCGCGCATCAGCCCAGCACCCCTACCAAGAGTGGAGTGTCAACTGCCATCCAGAGCCCAACAACCACCCCCACAAAGCTGCGGGCCCCGCCCAAAACACTTGTCCCTTTTCTGTTCCACACCAAGATTTCCCCTAACATCCACATCTGCGACAGCTTCCTTTTAAATATGTGTCACGAAGGGAAAAAGTGTAAGATGCACCACACACCCTACCCATTTCACTGGCAGCTGTGGTGCGTGACAACCCACGAGTGGGTCGACATCCCTGCTCGCTCTCAGGTCTTACTGGAGAGGAATTACTGCAACGTCAGCAATGAGTCTGTTTCAATCAAGGATGGGTGAGTGGGTGGGAAGACCAGAAGTTAGAGCTCTGGTTTTAGCTTCACTGCATGTTGCCACAATTCTTCTTTGTATGACGGTGTTAGACGACTGAGCAACTCTGAGAGCCCAGTCAAGAACCCTTACTTTCCCAGCAAATGGAAGCTGTACTGGTGGAACAACTTCACCTGGGAAGAGTATGACAGG AACCGGACCACCTTGCTGCTAAAGAAGATGAGAGATAAGAAGCCCGAGTGTTCCTTCCATATTGGGGCTCAAGAGTACAAGCTGGACTTCTACACGATGACCCAGACCAATGTTACCACAGGGTTTCAGAGAAAAGTTCGCTGCAGACCTGTCTACCACTCCCCTGATTCCATCCAGCCTTACCTTCG GACAGGAATCCACACAGATTGCCCTGAAGCTCCCAGTGATCCTCCTGGGGTAAACTTCAGCGTGAACCCTCTGGAGGAGTTCAGCGCCTGGTATCCTCCAGTGTGGTGTCTGACCTCGGAGGAAAACTACAGCCTGGTAGGTGTTCCGGCGGGGACACAGGCCTACCACAGTGTCCAAAACCTCTTCTTTGAGAGCTTGCCAGAGACCAGGGTGGACATCATCAGCATCCAGCAGGTGCAGAACCTCCTTCACTGGGACAAGTACCAAAG GCACAAAGTCTACATGCAGAAGCTGCTCATCAAGCTTAAGGAGCCGCTGGAGAGACATCTCTTCCACGGGACAACCAAAGAAGCCTCAAAGGGGATCTGCCACAACAACTTTGACCCTCGTTTGGCTGGGGTTAACGGAGCATCCTACGGTTTCGGCTCATACTTCGCCACCACTGCCTCTTTGTCCAACACCTATTCAGCTACGGTTGGGCCTGATGAGGAGCACCACATGTTCCTTGCCAAGGTTCTGGTGGGGAAGGTGAGTTTGGGAAGGAACAACTACCGCCGGCCACCACCCCTCTACTCCAAGACGAAACAGTACCTTTTATATGACACCTGTGTGGATGACATGAGCAAACCCACCACATTTGTAGTTTTTGATAGCTGTCAGTGTTACCCATACTACCTGATCAAGTACAAAGGTCTACCCAGAGAGATTGATATTTga